The Oncorhynchus tshawytscha isolate Ot180627B linkage group LG12, Otsh_v2.0, whole genome shotgun sequence genome includes a window with the following:
- the LOC112263125 gene encoding solute carrier family 2, facilitated glucose transporter member 8, which translates to MMEIQNNESRRLLDAEYGEEETGVRSEQDEYLDKVKNGKLYLATFAAVLGPLSFGSVLGYSSPAIPELSTITDPRLQLDKEEASWFGSIVTIGAAIGGLLGGWMVDKIGRKLSLMFCSIPYIFGFTIIIAAQNVWMLYLGRVLTGLASGVTSLVVPLYISEMAHERVRGAMGSCVQLMVVTGIMGVYIAGLSLDWRWLAICCSIPPTLMMVFMCFMPETPRFLLSQGKRREAEEALRFLRGPDAPAEWECARIEDASDDQGGSFGMADLKDPGVYKPLGVGIMLMLFQQLTGINAIMFYAETIFEKANFKNSNVATVVVAATQVVFTAVAALVMDRAGRKLLLILSGVFMCLSTAAFGVYFKLSSETHGNSSGLFLVESPLAQNPASDLSWLALSSMGFFITGFSLGWGPIPWLVMSEIFPTRVKGFASSVCVLTNWGSAFVITKTFQNLMDLLTSAGTFWLFSGCCALNIVFTIIFVPETKGKTLEQIQARFKGTPEQLSYNRPT; encoded by the exons ATGATGGAAATCCAAAATAATGAGTCGAGACGATTGCTTGATGCAGAATatggagaagaagagacaggcgTAAGGTCGGAACAGGACGAATATCTTGA CAAGGTGAAGAATGGAAAGTTGTACCTTGCTACTTTTGCAGCAGTCCTTGGCCCCCTGAGTTTTGGGTCCGTGTTAGGGTACAGCTCCCCTGCCATCCCTGAACTAAGCACAATCACTGACCCGAGATTACAACTAGACAAAGAAGAGGCTTCCTGGTTTGGG TCTATCGTGACGATAGGAGCTGCTATAGGGGGTCTACTCGGCGGTTGGATGGTGGACAAGATCGGGAGGAAGCTGAGTCTTATGTTCTGCTCCATACCTTATATCTTTGGTTTTACAATCATCATTGCTGCTCAGAATGTCTGGATGCTGTATCTTGGAAGGGTCCTCACAGGACTGGCAAGTGGGGTTACATCTCTAGTGGTCCCA CTGTACATCTCAGAGATGGCCCATGAGCGTGTCCGTGGGGCAATGGGCTCCTGTGTTCAACTCATGGTGGTCACAGGAATCATGGGAGTATATATAGCAG GGCTGTCACTGGACTGGCGCTGGCTAGCGATCTGctgctccatccctcccaccctgATGATGGTGTTCATGTGTTTCATGCCTGAGACGCCCAGGTTCCTGCTCTCTCAGGGTAAACGGAGGGAAGCTGAGGAGGCACTGCGCTTTCTGAGGGGGCCAGACGCCCCTGCAGAGTGGGAGTGTGCCCGCATCGAGGATGCTTCTGACGACCAG GGAGGTAGTTTTGGGATGGCTGATCTTAAGGATCCTGGAGTATACAAGCCCCTTGGAGTGGGCATCATGTTGATGCTCTTCCAGCAGCTCACCGGTATCAACGCCATCATGTTCTATGCTGAGACTATCTTTGAGAAGGCCAATTTTAAG AACAGCAATGTTGCTacggtagtagtagcagcaacccAGGTAGTATTCACTGCAGTAGCAGCATTGGTCATGGACCGCGCTGGAAGGAAgcttctcctcatcctctctg GAGTGTTTATGTGTCTAAGCACTGCTGCCTTTGGTGTCTACTTCAAGTTGTCCAGTGAAACCCATGGTAACTCCTCAGGACTCTTTCTAGTAGAGAGTCCCCTTGCCCAGAACCCTGCGTCTGATCTGTCATGGCTCGCACTGTCCAGCATGGGCTTCTTCATCACAG GGTTCTCTCTTGGTTGGGGTCCCATCCCATGGCTGGTGATGTCAGAGATCTTTCCCACGCGAGTAAAGGGGTTTGCCAGCTCTGTTTGTGTCCTCACCAACTGGGGCTCTGCCTTCGTCATCACCAAGACCTTCCAGAACCTGATG GATCTCCTAACCAGTGCTGGAACCTTCTGGCTGTTCTCTGGGTGTTGTGCACTCAACATAGTCTTCACCATCATCTTTGTCCCGGAGACCAAAGGCAAGACTCTGGAGCAGATCCAGGCACGTTTCAAAGGGACTCCAGAACAATTAAGCTACAATAGACCAACTTAA
- the LOC112263127 gene encoding glycine dehydrogenase (decarboxylating), mitochondrial isoform X2, translated as MQSCAKSWGILFAKSVNPHAPCRHIHVYAASRQIDRILPRHDDFAERHIGPGERDKREMLDVLGLESIAQLIEDTVPESIRIQRSMKMDDPLCENEVLERLQKIASMNKVWRSYIGMGYYNCSVPPVIQRNLLENSGWVTQYTPYQPEVAQGRLESLLNYQTMICDITGMAVANASLLDEATAAAEAMQLCHRQNKRRTFYIDPRCHPQTIAVVQTRANYIGVKTMLKLPHEMDFSGKDVSGVLFQYPDTDGRVEDLTALVDRAHKGGALACCATDLLALCVLRPPGEFGVDIALGSSQRFGVPLCYGGPHAAFFSVKENLVRMMPGRMVGVTRDAAGKEVYRLALQTREQHIRRDKATSNICTAQALLANMAAMFGVYHGPQGLKHIAERTHNAALILAEGLKRAGHRLHSEMFFDTLKVGCSVAAKDILARAVQREINLRVYGEGVLGVSLDETVKERDLDDLLWVFGCESSAELIAEKMGERVKGIMGSPFKRTSKYLTHAVFNSYHSETNIVRYMKRLENKDISLVHSMIPLGSCTMKLNSSSELMPITWNEFANLHPFCPLDQAEGYQQLFRQLEKDLCEVTGYDKISFQPNSGAQGEYAGLAAIKAYLNSKGDAHRTVCLIPKSAHGTNPASAQMAGMKVQVVEVDKDGNIDMANLKALVDKHKANLAAMMITYPSTFGVFEESIDDVCNLIHQNGGQVYLDGANMNAQVGLCRPGDYGSDVSHLNLHKTFCIPHGGGGPGMGPIGVKEHLAPFLPCHPVVSMSAGNMSSSLGTISAAPWGSSAILPISWAYIKMMGAKGLVHATEVAILNANYMAKRLESHYKILFKGRKGFCAHEFILDVRPFKKTANIEAVDVAKRLQDYGFHAPTMSWPVAGTLMIEPTESEDKAEMDRFCDALMGIRQEIADIEEGRMDARVNPLKMAPHSLASITSSTWDRPYSREYAAFPLPFVRPETKFWPSISRIDDIYGDQHLVCTCPPMDVYESPYEEKRASS; from the exons GCGAGAATGAAGTCTTGGAGCGTCTCCAAAAGATTGCATCAATGAACAAGGTGTGGAGGTCTTACATCGGAATGGGCTACTACAACTGCTCCGTGCCTCCAGTTATACAAAGAAACCTTCTAGAGAATTCGGGATG GGTGACTCAGTACACCCCCTATCAGCCCGAGGTGGCTCAAGGTCGCCTGGAGAGTCTGCTCAACTACCAGACCATGATCTGTGACATCACGGGCATGGCTGTAGCCAACGCCTCCCTGCTGGACGAGGCAACAGCTGCCGCCGAGGCCATGCAACTCTGCCATAG acagaacaagagaagGACGTTCTACATTGACCCACGTTGCCATCCTCAGACGATCGCTGTAGTGCAGACAAGAGCCAA CTACATCGGGGTGAAGACAATGCTGAAGCTGCCTCATGAGATGGACTTCAGTGGGAAGGATGTGAGCGGGGTGCTGTTCCAGTACCCAGACACCGACGGCAGAGTGGAGGACTTAACAGCGCTGGTGGACCGCGCTCACAAGGGAGGG GCTCTGGCTTGCTGTGCCACTGACCTGCTGGCCCTGTGTGTGCTACGCCCCCCTGGAGAATTTGGGGTGGACATTGCCCTGGGCAGCTCCCAGAGGTTCGGGGTACCTCTCTGCTATGGTGGTCCCCACGCTGCCTTCTTCTCTGTCAAAGAAAACCTGGTCAGGATGATGCCTGGCAGGATGGTGGGAGTGACAAG GGATGCCGCTGGTAAGGAGGTGTACCGCCTGGCCCTGCAGACCAGAGAGCAGCACATCCGCAGAGACAAGGCCACAAGTAACATCTGCACTGCGCAG GCTCTGCTGGCCAATATGGCAGCCATGTTTGGAGTGTATCATGGTCCCCAGGGCTTAAAGCACATTGCTGAGAGGACACACAATGCTGCACTGATCCTGGCTGAGG GTCTGAAGCGGGCCGGACACAGGCTGCACAGCGAGATGTTCTTTGACACACTGAAGGTTGGCTGCAGTGTGGCAGCCAAGGACATTCTGGCGAGGGCTGTCCAGAGAGAGATCAACCTGCGTGTTTATGGCGAGGGAGTG TTAGGTGTGTCTCTGGATGAGACGGTGAAAGAGAGGGACTTGGACGATCTGCTCTGGGTCTTTGGATGTGAATCCTCAGCG GAGCTCATTGCTGAAAAGATGGGTGAAAGAGTGAAAGGCATTATGGGTAGTCCTTTCAAGAGGACCAGCAAGTACCTCACCCACGCAGTCTTCAACAG TTACCACTCTGAGACCAACATTGTGCGCTACATGAAACGCCTGGAGAACAAGGACATCTCTCTGGTTCACAGCATGATCCCACTG GGTTCCTGCACAATGAAGCTGAACAGTTCTTCAGAGCTCATG CCCATCACCTGGAATGAGTTTGCCAACCTTCACCCCTTTTGTCCCCTGGACCAGGCTGAGGGTTACCAGCAGCTCTTCAGGCAGCTGGAGAAGGACCTCTGTGAGGTGACTGGCTATGACAAGATCTCCTTCCAACCCAACAG TGGTGCTCAGGGAGAATACGCTGGCCTCGCTGCCATCAAAGCCTACCTGAACTCTAAAGGAGATGCCCATAGAACG GTTTGTCTGATCCCCAAGTCAGCCCATGGTACCAACCCAGCCAGTGCCCAGATGGCTGGCATGAAGGtgcaggtggtggaggtggacaaGGATGGCAACATTGACATGGCAAACCTCAAGGCACTG GTGGACAAACACAAGGCTAACCTGGCAGCCATGATGATAACGTACCCCTCCACCTTTGGTGTGTTTGAGGAGAGCATTGATGATGTGTGCAATCTCATCCACCAGAATGGTGGACAGGTCTACCTGGACGGTGCTAATATGAACGCACAG GTGGGCTTGTGTCGTCCTGGTGACTACGGATCTGACGTGTCTCACTTGAACCTACACAAGACCTTCTGTATCCCCCACGGGGGCGGAGGACCAGGGATGGGTCCTATCGGAGT GAAGGAGCACCTCGCCCCGTTCCTGCCCTGCCACCCAGTGGTCAGCATGTCAGCAGGCAACATGTCCAGCTCCCTGGGCACCATCAGTGCTGCCCCCTGGGGCTCCAGTGCCATTCTGCCAATCTCTTGGGCTTACATCAAG ATGATGGGAGCCAAGGGACTGGTTCATGCCACAGAGGTGGCTATCCTTAATGCCAATTACATGGCCAAGAGATTAGAGAGCCACTACAAGATCCTCTTCAAAGGCAGGAAAG GTTTTTGTGCCCACGAGTTTATTTTGGATGTGAGGCCATTCAAGAAGACCGCCAACATTGAAGCGGTGGATGTGGCAAAAAGGCTACAGGATTATG GTTTCCATGCACCCACCATGTCGTGGCCCGTGGCAGGAACCCTGATGATCGAGCCCACGGAGTCGGAGGACAAGGCAGAGATGGACCGCTTCTGTGATGCATTGATGGGAATCAGACAGGAAATAGCAGACATTGAGGAAGGCAGGATGGATGCCCGCGTTAACCCACTGAAG ATGGCCCCTCACTCCCTGGCGAGCATCACCTCCTCCACCTGGGACAGGCCATACTCCAGGGAGTACGCTGCTTTCCCCCTG CCATTTGTGAGGCCAGAGACCAAGTTCTGGCCATCCATCTCCAGGATTGACGACATATACGGTGACCAGCACCTGGTCTGCACTTGCCCCCCTATGGATGTGTACGAGTCACCGTATGAGGAGAAGAGAGCTTCCTCATGA